The following are encoded in a window of Nibricoccus aquaticus genomic DNA:
- a CDS encoding biotin--[acetyl-CoA-carboxylase] ligase, with protein sequence MSISTETTILRALIEKENGFVSGSILARSLDMSRVAVWQHMEKMRRHGFEFDAVRARGYRLTKRPNAVYPDLIHAYLSSRKLAFDLIFNEEIDSTNDEAARQLAAGREAPFIVVATKQTKGRGRFGRVWHSEANGNLYISFAFRPQLEPARMQTFTLWMGINLCELIANFTRTTPGLKWPNDILFDGRKAGGILTEARIDSDQIRDLVFGLGLNLNSDSDSWPAALTKRAISLAEHTNTPLDINKFTAALIGRVLDAYDQFVSGAYQKTFADRWHEYDILRGKSIKLLHGSETISGTASGIDDEGSLIVKTDKGRTERFRAGEVTIEKK encoded by the coding sequence ATGAGCATCAGCACCGAGACCACCATCCTCCGCGCCCTGATTGAAAAAGAAAACGGCTTCGTCTCCGGAAGCATTCTCGCCCGCTCGCTCGACATGAGCCGCGTCGCCGTCTGGCAGCACATGGAAAAAATGCGCCGCCACGGCTTCGAGTTCGATGCCGTCCGCGCCCGCGGCTACCGCCTCACCAAACGCCCCAACGCCGTTTACCCAGACCTCATCCACGCCTACCTCTCCTCGCGCAAACTCGCCTTCGACCTCATCTTCAACGAGGAAATCGACTCCACCAACGACGAAGCCGCCCGCCAGCTCGCCGCCGGCCGCGAAGCCCCCTTCATCGTCGTCGCCACCAAACAGACCAAAGGCCGCGGCCGCTTCGGTCGCGTCTGGCACAGCGAGGCCAACGGCAACTTGTACATCAGCTTCGCCTTCCGCCCCCAGCTCGAGCCCGCCCGCATGCAGACGTTTACCCTCTGGATGGGCATCAACCTCTGCGAACTCATCGCCAACTTCACCCGCACCACTCCCGGCCTGAAATGGCCCAACGACATCCTCTTCGACGGCCGCAAAGCCGGCGGCATCCTCACCGAAGCCCGTATCGACTCCGACCAGATCCGCGACCTCGTCTTCGGCCTCGGCCTCAACCTCAACAGCGACTCCGACTCCTGGCCCGCCGCCCTCACCAAACGCGCCATCTCCCTCGCCGAGCACACCAACACCCCGCTCGACATCAATAAATTCACCGCCGCCCTCATCGGCCGCGTCCTCGACGCCTACGACCAGTTTGTCTCCGGCGCCTACCAGAAAACCTTCGCCGACCGCTGGCACGAGTACGACATCCTCCGCGGCAAATCCATCAAGCTCCTCCACGGCAGCGAAACCATTTCCGGCACCGCCTCCGGCATCGACGACGAAGGCTCCCTCATCGTCAAAACCGATAAGGGCCGCACCGAACGTTTCCGCGCCGGCGAAGTCACCATCGAGAAAAAATAG
- a CDS encoding ABC transporter permease yields MRHFLTILSHEIRMLLVNPSTYIAGVLFLIVMGFMFTGMLEEYSSAPQEISPASYFFGVFPLPVLFMIPLLTMKSISEERRNGTLETLLTTPVTTFEVILGKFGAAYFLYILLWASTTAFFYLLHRFAGDFDTGPLIGGYLFIAVSGLFFIATGIFASSLSRNQAVSGILCFTMLFILLLGMHFVGGLETLKNPALAPIKTAVEYAQVLQHLGDFSRGIVDVRQLLFYVSGSVLCLLFSILGVEAKLIHS; encoded by the coding sequence ATGCGCCACTTCCTCACCATCCTCAGCCACGAGATCCGCATGTTGCTGGTCAACCCCAGCACCTACATCGCCGGCGTCCTCTTCCTCATCGTCATGGGCTTCATGTTCACCGGCATGTTGGAGGAATATAGCAGCGCCCCCCAGGAGATCTCCCCCGCCAGCTATTTCTTCGGCGTCTTCCCCCTGCCCGTCCTCTTCATGATCCCGCTCCTCACGATGAAAAGCATCTCCGAGGAACGCCGTAACGGAACTCTGGAGACGCTCCTCACCACTCCCGTCACCACCTTCGAAGTCATCCTCGGCAAATTCGGCGCCGCCTACTTCCTCTACATCCTTCTCTGGGCCTCCACCACCGCCTTCTTCTACTTGCTCCACCGCTTCGCCGGCGACTTCGACACCGGCCCCCTCATCGGCGGCTACCTCTTCATCGCCGTCTCCGGCCTCTTCTTCATCGCCACCGGCATCTTCGCCAGCTCCCTCTCCCGCAACCAGGCCGTCTCCGGCATCCTCTGCTTCACGATGCTCTTCATCCTGCTCCTCGGCATGCATTTCGTCGGCGGCCTCGAAACCCTCAAAAACCCCGCCCTCGCTCCCATAAAAACCGCCGTCGAGTATGCCCAGGTTCTCCAGCACCTCGGCGACTTCAGCCGCGGCATCGTCGATGTCCGCCAGCTCCTCTTCTACGTCAGCGGCTCCGTCCTCTGCCTCCTCTTCAGCATCCTCGGCGTCGAAGCCAAACTCATCCACAGCTGA
- a CDS encoding ABC transporter ATP-binding protein: MPEEALSPAIEVHNLVKAYAGVTAVHNISFTLQRGEILGFLGPNGAGKSTTMRILTGYLPATSGSVSLCGIPVATQPDAVKRLIGYMPENNPLPEDMRVSEYLYYRGRLKEIPRKKLASRIDEVLELCDLTRVRTRIIGKLSKGFRQRVGIAEAVLAEPPVIIMDEPTIGLDPHQILIVRDLIASLRGRMAVIISSHILPEIEMTCDRVLIINQGRVVATGTPGELRRDILGHSLYKLEIAGDIAALSDALAAVEPTLKITEQSGPDPVGFHTLRLVTDRDDSIGEPLMRALVADPRFRLRGLNRESPTLEDVFLAATRRTWELVDAPKRSTK; this comes from the coding sequence ATGCCCGAAGAAGCCCTCTCGCCCGCCATCGAAGTCCACAACCTCGTCAAAGCCTACGCCGGGGTCACCGCTGTCCACAACATCAGCTTCACGCTTCAGCGCGGCGAAATCCTCGGCTTCCTCGGACCCAACGGCGCCGGCAAGAGCACCACTATGCGCATCCTCACCGGCTACCTGCCCGCCACCTCGGGCAGCGTCAGCCTCTGCGGCATACCCGTCGCCACCCAGCCCGACGCCGTCAAACGCCTCATCGGCTACATGCCCGAAAATAATCCTCTCCCCGAGGACATGCGCGTATCCGAATACCTCTACTACCGCGGCCGCCTCAAAGAGATCCCCCGCAAAAAACTCGCCTCCCGCATCGACGAAGTCCTCGAGCTCTGCGATCTCACCCGCGTCCGCACCCGCATCATCGGCAAACTCTCCAAAGGCTTTCGCCAGCGCGTCGGCATAGCCGAAGCCGTCCTCGCCGAACCGCCCGTCATCATCATGGACGAGCCCACCATCGGCCTCGATCCGCACCAGATCCTCATCGTCCGCGACCTCATCGCCAGCCTCCGCGGCCGCATGGCCGTCATCATCTCTTCGCACATCCTCCCCGAGATCGAGATGACCTGCGACCGCGTCCTCATCATCAACCAGGGCCGCGTCGTCGCCACCGGCACTCCCGGCGAACTCCGCCGCGACATCCTCGGCCACTCGCTTTACAAACTCGAAATCGCCGGCGACATCGCCGCCCTCTCCGACGCCCTCGCCGCCGTCGAACCCACGCTCAAAATCACCGAGCAATCCGGCCCCGACCCCGTCGGTTTCCACACCCTCCGCCTCGTCACCGACCGCGACGATTCCATCGGCGAACCCCTCATGCGCGCCCTCGTCGCCGACCCCCGCTTCCGCCTCCGCGGCCTCAACCGCGAAAGCCCCACCCTCGAAGACGTCTTCCTCGCCGCCACCCGCCGCACGTGGGAACTCGTCGATGCGCCCAAACGCTCCACAAAATGA
- a CDS encoding AsmA-like C-terminal region-containing protein, with protein MKRLLPTSWFLCKHCLRSLGSFALWTTWLLLGVLLIFLLKIALSRELAVPAWVIHRLENKHAARGLISHFGGVTLDPHGRILLTDVRVHSTRFSEPLLTARSVEVALNPWALLSGDFAASEIFLRGADLHLPPILSPSGRDESVLTDLTLALEIKDRDLTIRQLSTRYANLTLTARGTLTIPPPQKSSRPEADAVVDYLLKTYLHTARLLATHAPTVAAFDTPHLDLLLSSHPQRIATTRIHLGARGARLPSTLIPSLPAGEHLDLGPFNLTTTLPLVSDQPWATRIQLSLAQLAAPGGLRATDAQLSLLASLQPGWKPTPRSLDLALGRLIVQEHAATPLNARVTGTLPHLRAQLGLRFLDEPWTLSGDLDLSARSGTVSASTRITPALIDHAGRQIKRDLSAIIQPAAPAPFSATADLSPGWKLAHARGHLASGPVHVRGVDITATAADFSYTGSALAVERILLKTPESEARGSYNMDTRTNDFRFLLSGSLRPPDIAGWFGPWWPSFWSHFDFTTSVPPSADISIAGRWGKPYDTVIFLHADAPKPIIRTVPFDHVRTTLFIRPGYYDGLELVASRDGHTARGTFTRSENLTKNALDYQSFDLTTDLDLHEDARIFGTTGTDIIAPFTFSRPPVVTATGKFTGPGSPEGEHQRAKIKIESTGPFTFLGFPLSNLTTTATLDDDDLQLPDLRVGFAEGYVTGRARLSGRDDQRRLGFDASLENASLGQAIHTLETYGAFRKNQAQPQTSKVQQRPATGRLNLRLSGDGNYKDPYSFIGSGSGEISGAELAQINLLGGLSDILRAVRLNFTSLRLNSAQANFKLDGRQLDFSELKITGPSAAIDATGLYRLDLQQMNFDAKVSPFDQSRNPLASAVGLVLTPFSSILELRLSGSLDAPRWRFAYGPSSLLRSITGKKDNFEETPPTPAPTPPKTLQPPPALRRR; from the coding sequence ATGAAACGCCTCCTCCCCACCTCCTGGTTCCTCTGCAAACACTGTCTCCGCTCCCTCGGCAGCTTTGCCCTCTGGACCACCTGGCTCCTCCTCGGCGTCCTCCTCATCTTCCTCCTCAAGATCGCCCTCTCCCGCGAACTCGCCGTCCCCGCCTGGGTCATCCACCGCCTCGAAAATAAACACGCCGCCCGCGGCCTCATCTCCCACTTCGGCGGCGTCACCCTCGACCCCCACGGCCGCATCCTCCTCACCGACGTCCGCGTCCACAGCACCCGCTTCTCCGAACCCCTCCTCACCGCCCGCAGCGTCGAAGTCGCTCTCAACCCCTGGGCCCTCCTCTCCGGCGACTTCGCCGCCTCAGAGATCTTCCTGCGCGGTGCCGATCTCCACCTCCCCCCCATCCTCTCCCCCTCCGGTCGCGACGAATCCGTCCTCACCGACCTCACCCTCGCCCTCGAAATCAAAGACCGCGACCTCACCATCCGCCAGCTCTCCACCCGCTACGCCAATCTCACCCTCACCGCCCGCGGCACCCTCACCATCCCTCCTCCCCAAAAATCCAGCCGCCCCGAAGCCGACGCCGTCGTCGATTACCTCCTCAAAACCTACCTCCACACCGCCCGCCTCCTCGCCACCCACGCCCCCACCGTCGCCGCCTTCGACACCCCCCACCTCGACCTCCTCCTCTCATCGCATCCCCAGCGCATCGCCACCACCCGCATCCACCTTGGCGCCCGCGGCGCCCGCCTCCCGTCCACCCTCATCCCATCGCTCCCCGCCGGCGAACACCTCGACCTCGGCCCCTTCAACCTAACCACCACGCTTCCCCTCGTCAGCGACCAGCCCTGGGCCACCCGTATCCAACTTTCCCTCGCACAGCTCGCCGCCCCCGGCGGCCTCCGCGCCACCGACGCCCAGCTCTCCCTCCTCGCCAGCCTCCAGCCCGGCTGGAAACCCACCCCCCGCTCCCTCGACCTCGCCCTCGGCCGCCTCATCGTCCAAGAACACGCCGCCACCCCGCTCAACGCCCGCGTCACCGGCACGCTCCCCCACCTCCGCGCCCAACTCGGCCTCCGCTTCCTCGACGAACCCTGGACCCTCTCAGGCGACCTAGATCTCTCCGCCCGCAGCGGCACCGTCTCCGCATCCACCCGCATCACCCCCGCCCTCATCGATCACGCCGGCCGCCAGATCAAACGCGACCTCTCCGCCATCATCCAACCCGCCGCCCCCGCCCCCTTCTCTGCCACCGCCGACCTCTCCCCCGGCTGGAAACTCGCCCACGCCCGCGGCCACCTCGCCTCCGGCCCCGTCCACGTCCGCGGCGTGGACATCACCGCCACCGCCGCCGACTTCTCCTACACCGGCTCCGCCCTCGCCGTGGAGCGCATCCTTCTCAAAACCCCCGAAAGCGAAGCCCGCGGCAGTTATAACATGGATACGCGGACAAACGACTTCCGCTTCCTCCTCTCCGGCTCCCTCCGCCCCCCCGACATCGCCGGCTGGTTCGGCCCCTGGTGGCCCTCCTTCTGGAGCCACTTTGACTTCACCACTTCAGTCCCCCCGAGCGCCGACATCTCCATCGCCGGCCGCTGGGGCAAACCCTACGACACCGTCATCTTCCTCCACGCCGACGCCCCCAAACCCATCATCCGCACCGTCCCCTTCGACCACGTCCGCACCACCCTCTTCATCCGCCCCGGCTACTACGACGGCCTCGAACTCGTCGCCTCCCGCGACGGCCACACCGCCCGCGGCACCTTCACCCGCAGCGAAAATCTCACTAAAAACGCCCTCGACTACCAATCCTTCGACCTCACCACCGACCTCGATCTCCACGAAGACGCCCGCATCTTCGGCACCACCGGCACCGACATCATCGCCCCCTTCACCTTCTCACGCCCGCCCGTTGTCACCGCCACCGGCAAATTCACCGGCCCCGGCTCACCCGAAGGCGAGCACCAGCGCGCAAAAATCAAAATCGAGTCCACCGGCCCCTTCACCTTCCTCGGCTTCCCCCTCTCCAACCTCACCACCACCGCCACCCTCGACGACGACGACCTCCAGCTCCCCGACCTCCGCGTCGGCTTCGCAGAAGGCTACGTGACTGGCCGCGCACGCCTCTCCGGCCGCGATGACCAGCGCCGCCTCGGCTTCGACGCCTCCCTCGAAAACGCCTCCCTCGGCCAGGCCATCCACACCCTCGAAACCTACGGCGCCTTCCGCAAAAATCAGGCCCAGCCCCAGACCAGCAAAGTCCAGCAACGCCCCGCCACCGGCCGCCTCAACCTCCGCCTGTCCGGAGACGGCAACTACAAAGACCCATACAGCTTCATCGGCTCCGGCAGCGGCGAAATCTCAGGCGCCGAACTCGCCCAGATCAACCTCCTCGGCGGCCTCTCCGACATCCTCCGCGCCGTCCGCCTCAACTTCACCTCCCTCCGCCTCAACTCCGCCCAGGCCAACTTCAAACTCGACGGCCGCCAGCTCGACTTCTCCGAACTCAAAATCACCGGCCCCAGCGCCGCCATCGACGCCACCGGCCTCTACCGCCTCGACCTCCAGCAGATGAATTTCGACGCTAAAGTCTCCCCCTTCGACCAAAGCCGCAACCCCCTCGCCTCCGCCGTCGGCCTCGTCCTCACCCCCTTCTCCAGCATCCTCGAACTCCGCCTCTCCGGCAGCCTCGACGCCCCCCGCTGGCGCTTCGCCTATGGCCCCTCCAGCCTCCTGCGCAGCATCACCGGCAAAAAAGATAACTTCGAAGAAACCCCGCCCACCCCCGCACCCACCCCGCCAAAAACCCTTCAACCCCCGCCCGCCCTCCGCCGCCGCTGA
- a CDS encoding GldG family protein has product MSFPNSFRAARWLRTTNLVLQALLFLSFFAGLNYLATQLDFGRFDLTRLRQHSLSEETRGYLDRLKQPVRVIVTLPEKSDDANLTQAFVDVSELLREYVYATETPTPTRPATARISVDYIDVYQRPADAAQYELQKDTVLFLSGDRRREVSLGELYKFKDKQREAFLGEQAFTAAILDVSSTEQKKIYFLTGHGEADPLSTTPRGLSELYANLRAKNYAINTIDLARAGKIPDQPGEKPDLIISAGATSRYEPFEQELLRKYLSENAGRLMVFVGPGLNPTGLEDLFYDWGLIADDVWIFDNSPGAQTDTGALILSGYWPHEITKLLIESNEFLAFGSARSIRPHPGAVPDPSRSVSKLVGASVTAWGERSYTRGPPQFSPGDLRGTKDNEIALVAAAERLAAKDNLPFSVPVGRLVAFGSADFINNANLFQRGNSILFISALNWLVDRDTQLSVPPRKIDKFQLSLSRQELVRLRYSLLFGLPAAAAFLGIIVYWTRRR; this is encoded by the coding sequence ATGTCCTTTCCCAACAGCTTCCGCGCCGCCCGCTGGCTCCGCACCACCAACCTCGTGCTGCAGGCCCTCCTTTTCCTCTCCTTCTTCGCCGGCCTCAACTACCTCGCCACCCAGCTCGATTTCGGCCGCTTCGACCTCACCCGCCTCCGCCAGCACTCCCTCTCCGAAGAAACCCGCGGCTACCTCGACCGGCTTAAACAACCCGTCCGCGTCATCGTCACCCTCCCCGAAAAATCCGACGACGCCAACCTCACCCAAGCCTTCGTCGACGTCTCCGAACTCCTCCGCGAATACGTTTACGCCACCGAGACCCCCACCCCCACCCGCCCCGCCACCGCCCGCATCTCCGTCGACTACATCGACGTTTACCAACGCCCCGCCGACGCCGCCCAGTACGAACTCCAAAAAGACACCGTCCTGTTCCTCAGCGGCGACCGCCGCCGCGAGGTCAGCCTCGGCGAGCTCTATAAATTCAAAGACAAGCAGCGCGAAGCCTTCCTCGGCGAACAAGCCTTCACCGCCGCCATCCTCGACGTCTCCAGCACCGAACAGAAAAAAATCTACTTCCTCACCGGCCACGGCGAAGCCGACCCCTTGAGCACCACTCCCCGCGGCCTTTCCGAACTCTACGCCAACCTCCGCGCCAAAAATTACGCCATCAACACCATCGACCTCGCCCGCGCCGGCAAAATCCCCGACCAGCCGGGCGAGAAACCCGATCTCATCATCTCCGCCGGCGCCACCAGCCGCTACGAACCTTTCGAACAGGAACTGCTCCGCAAATACCTCAGCGAAAACGCCGGCCGCCTCATGGTTTTCGTAGGTCCCGGCCTCAACCCCACCGGCCTCGAAGACCTCTTCTACGACTGGGGCCTCATCGCCGACGACGTCTGGATCTTCGACAACTCCCCGGGCGCGCAGACCGATACCGGCGCCCTCATTCTCAGCGGATACTGGCCCCACGAAATCACCAAGCTCCTCATCGAAAGTAATGAGTTCCTCGCCTTCGGCTCCGCCCGCTCCATCCGTCCCCACCCCGGCGCCGTCCCCGATCCAAGCCGCTCTGTTTCTAAACTCGTCGGCGCCAGCGTCACCGCGTGGGGAGAACGCAGCTACACCCGCGGCCCGCCCCAGTTCAGCCCCGGCGATCTACGCGGCACCAAGGATAACGAAATCGCCCTCGTCGCCGCCGCCGAACGCCTCGCCGCCAAAGACAACCTTCCCTTCTCCGTCCCCGTCGGCCGCCTCGTCGCCTTCGGCTCCGCCGACTTCATCAATAACGCCAACCTCTTCCAACGCGGTAACTCCATCCTCTTTATCTCCGCCCTCAACTGGCTCGTCGATCGCGACACCCAGCTCAGCGTCCCCCCGCGCAAGATCGATAAATTCCAGCTCTCCCTCAGCCGCCAGGAACTCGTCCGCCTCCGCTACAGCCTCCTCTTCGGCCTCCCCGCCGCCGCCGCCTTCCTCGGCATCATCGTCTACTGGACCCGCCGCCGCTAA
- a CDS encoding type III pantothenate kinase translates to MLLCIDIGNTHTHYGAVDNLGSRFLRQLPTRQIDHADDGFASRLASLMNECPGLRGIAFCSVVPEATEKLRRVLERARPPLPVFQLTCDKKLGVPIGYPRPAEIGQDRLANAAGAHALFGTPAIVIDMGTAVTFDIVTKTHGYEGGIIAPGVEVMRRYLHEQTALLPKLDDSLQIDRAIGQSTIEAMRIGTVIGFGGMIQALLDGVLAELSARGEPAPHVLATGGTAELLRKTLRTPFTVVPDITLRGLAAAWELNQP, encoded by the coding sequence ATGCTCCTCTGCATCGACATAGGCAATACGCACACCCACTACGGCGCCGTGGATAACCTCGGCTCCCGCTTCTTGCGCCAGCTGCCCACCCGCCAGATTGACCACGCCGACGACGGCTTCGCCTCCCGCCTCGCCAGCCTCATGAACGAATGCCCCGGCCTCCGCGGCATCGCCTTCTGCTCCGTCGTTCCCGAAGCCACCGAAAAACTCCGCCGCGTCCTCGAACGCGCCCGGCCTCCGCTCCCCGTTTTCCAGCTCACGTGTGACAAAAAACTCGGCGTCCCCATCGGCTACCCGCGCCCCGCCGAGATTGGCCAGGACCGCCTCGCCAACGCCGCTGGCGCTCACGCCCTCTTCGGCACCCCCGCCATCGTCATCGACATGGGCACCGCCGTCACCTTCGACATCGTCACCAAAACCCACGGCTACGAAGGCGGCATCATCGCCCCAGGCGTCGAGGTCATGCGCCGCTACCTTCACGAACAGACCGCTCTCCTCCCCAAACTCGACGACTCTCTCCAGATCGACCGCGCCATCGGCCAGTCAACGATCGAAGCCATGCGCATTGGCACTGTCATCGGCTTCGGCGGCATGATCCAGGCCCTCCTCGACGGCGTCCTCGCCGAACTCTCCGCTCGCGGTGAACCCGCCCCCCACGTCCTCGCCACCGGCGGCACCGCCGAGCTCCTCCGCAAAACCCTCCGCACTCCCTTCACCGTCGTCCCCGACATCACCCTCCGCGGCCTCGCCGCCGCCTGGGAACTGAACCAACCGTAG
- a CDS encoding DUF4340 domain-containing protein, whose amino-acid sequence MRTKVTLVLVFLNVALFYVIFFVQEKWKPATDTSVILGPEVANIQSLTVTDNTTGATTALERRGEKWFQTQPLAWPANELAVRTIISELQFLRPISQFPVADLEKSGLSLATYGLEKPPLTLSFTPATSPGAPAPAPVLVRIGNSTDVSNYLYILSPDGTRIHVVPRTLAESLSRTLQSMRSDELFTIRVFEARSLNLEPAAGSRVRFRRENDKWFIEGLSISLTRANKQLTELALADLRALRVHSFVNPTAPEAEAARAALATPALRITIEGNNRRETLLLGPVAPAASVPSESASQPATLNPQLPDSPPEPATLRYALMETDETGGTTPARATLFTVSIRDKFLNGTLLNAQRELREKQILDLDPSTLSSITIASPQSTQELVLQRLDTSNAWQIVLRNPGREVQTQPADRSIVETLIASLVRLSVDDTPENPGFIDVASEAQKEEFGFNRPARTLTFTGPPAQPPVRLLIASSQDRRTYARLASQEYIYRISDEILRELPVDPLHYRERLLRELPASTTLTALKLTDLSNDTVVLDTSLPLPADTTLNREAIESLATQLRTLRAKNFTATEFTKTVTTAGEERGWKYRLDASLTSTPTSAPVTSTLFIADRSGGGIQLVGSPEFNAVFEAEQPLIEALFPLTYGPRDPGPPPAPAPTATPAP is encoded by the coding sequence GTGCGCACCAAAGTCACCCTCGTCCTCGTTTTCCTCAACGTAGCCCTCTTCTACGTCATCTTCTTCGTGCAGGAGAAATGGAAACCCGCGACCGACACCTCCGTCATCCTCGGCCCCGAAGTCGCCAACATCCAGTCCCTCACCGTCACCGACAACACCACCGGCGCCACGACCGCCCTCGAACGCCGCGGAGAGAAATGGTTCCAGACCCAGCCCCTCGCCTGGCCCGCCAACGAACTCGCCGTCCGCACCATCATCAGCGAACTCCAGTTCCTCCGCCCCATCTCCCAGTTCCCCGTCGCCGACCTCGAAAAAAGCGGCCTGAGCCTCGCCACCTACGGCCTCGAAAAACCCCCGCTCACCCTCTCCTTCACCCCCGCCACCTCCCCCGGCGCCCCGGCCCCTGCCCCCGTCCTCGTCCGCATCGGCAACTCCACCGATGTATCCAACTACCTGTATATCCTCTCGCCCGACGGCACCCGCATCCACGTCGTCCCCCGCACCCTCGCCGAAAGCCTCTCCCGCACGCTTCAAAGCATGCGCTCCGACGAACTCTTCACCATCCGCGTCTTCGAAGCCCGCTCCCTCAACCTCGAACCCGCCGCCGGCTCCCGCGTCCGCTTCCGCCGCGAAAACGACAAATGGTTCATCGAAGGCCTCAGCATCAGCCTCACCCGCGCCAATAAACAACTCACGGAACTCGCCCTCGCCGACCTCCGTGCCCTCCGCGTCCACAGCTTCGTCAACCCCACCGCCCCCGAAGCCGAAGCCGCACGCGCCGCCCTCGCCACCCCCGCCCTCCGCATCACTATCGAGGGCAACAACCGCCGCGAGACCCTCCTCCTCGGCCCCGTCGCCCCCGCCGCCTCCGTACCTTCCGAATCCGCCTCTCAACCAGCAACCCTCAACCCTCAACTCCCCGACTCCCCGCCCGAACCCGCCACCCTCCGCTACGCCTTGATGGAAACCGACGAAACCGGCGGCACCACCCCCGCTCGCGCCACCCTCTTCACCGTCTCCATCCGCGATAAATTCCTCAACGGCACCCTCCTCAACGCCCAGCGCGAACTCCGCGAAAAACAAATCCTCGACCTCGATCCCTCCACCCTCTCCTCCATCACCATCGCCTCTCCCCAATCCACCCAGGAACTCGTCCTCCAGCGCCTCGACACCTCCAACGCCTGGCAGATCGTCCTCCGCAACCCCGGCCGCGAAGTCCAGACCCAGCCCGCCGACCGCTCCATCGTCGAAACCCTCATCGCCAGCCTCGTCCGCCTCTCCGTCGACGACACCCCGGAAAACCCCGGCTTCATCGACGTCGCCTCCGAAGCCCAGAAAGAAGAGTTCGGCTTCAACCGCCCCGCCCGCACCCTCACCTTCACCGGCCCCCCCGCGCAGCCCCCCGTCCGCCTCCTCATCGCCTCCAGCCAGGACCGCCGCACCTACGCCCGCCTCGCCAGCCAGGAATACATCTACCGCATCTCCGACGAAATCCTCCGCGAACTCCCCGTCGATCCCCTCCACTACCGCGAACGCCTCCTCCGCGAACTCCCCGCCAGCACCACCCTCACCGCCCTCAAACTCACCGACCTCTCCAACGACACCGTCGTCCTCGACACCTCGCTCCCGCTCCCGGCTGACACTACGCTCAACCGCGAAGCCATCGAGTCCCTCGCCACCCAGCTCCGCACCCTCCGCGCCAAAAACTTCACCGCCACCGAGTTCACCAAAACCGTCACCACCGCCGGCGAAGAACGCGGCTGGAAATACCGCCTCGACGCTTCCCTCACCTCCACCCCCACCAGCGCCCCCGTCACCTCCACCCTCTTCATCGCCGACCGCTCCGGCGGCGGTATCCAGTTAGTGGGCTCACCCGAATTCAACGCCGTCTTCGAAGCCGAACAACCCCTCATCGAAGCCCTCTTCCCCCTCACCTACGGCCCCCGCGACCCCGGCCCTCCCCCCGCCCCGGCCCCAACAGCAACCCCGGCCCCCTGA